TGCGTTCCTCGGGCCAGGAGGCGCGGAAGACGATCGCGACCGGGCAGTCCGCGCCATAGAAGGGCGTCAGCTCGTCCACCACCTGCTCGATCACGTGGATCGAGAGATGGATGGCGAGCGTCGCACCTGATGCCGCGAAAGTCGCGAGCTTCTCGGTGTCCGGCATGGCCGAGGCGCGGCCGGAGGTCCGCGTCAGCACCAGCGACTGTGCGACGCCGGGCAGGGTCAGTTCCCGCTTGAGCGCGGCGGCAGCAGCGGCGAAGGCCGGCACGCCTGGTGTGATCTCGTAGGGGATGCCGAGTGCTTCGAGCCGGCGCATCTGCTCGCCGGTCGCGCTCCAGATCGAGATGTCGCCGGAATGCAGCCGGGCAATGTCCTTGCCCTCGGCATGGGCCGCCTCGATTTCCGCAATGATCGCGTCGAGGTCGAGCGGAGCGGTGTCGACGATGCGCGCGCCGGGCGGGCACCAGCCGAGCATCGCCCTGGGGATCAGCGAGCCCGCATAGAGGCAGACCGGGCAGGCGCCGATCAAGTTGCGTCCGCGCAAGGTGATGAGATCGACCGCGCCGGGCCCGGCACCGATGAAATGGACGGTCACGCGGCGCTCCTGGCGAGCGCGCAGGTGACGCGGGCGGTGGCGATGCGCGGCTGGATCAGGATGGCGCCGGGGCCGGCTGCGGCCAGCGCGGCGGCCTCCGCCACCGAGCCAACGCCGTAGAGCCCGGAAATCCGGGTCGAGCGCGTGGCGCAAGCGGCTTCGAAGCCGGCGAGCGCTTCGTCCGGGATGGCGATGAGCGTGAGGTTGTGCGCCTGCGCGACGGCGGTTAGCCCCGGCTCGTCGTGGCGCGAGGCAAGGGTGGCGAGGCGCTTGATCGCATCCACTGGCAGGTTGGCTGCGGCCAGCGTCTGCGTCAGGCAGGCCTCGATATCAGCCTCCGATGTTCCGGGGCGCAGGCCAATGCCGGCGGTGATGCCGCTCACGGCTTCACCACGCGCCATTGCGTCACCGCCATCGCGGCGCGCCAGCCATGCATCGTCCCGATCGGGTCGAGATGCGAAACGCCGATGCGGCGCAGATTCCCACCATGGACCGAGAACAGCGCGGCGAGCCTGGCTTCGCCTTCGATCGTCACCGCGTTCGCCACCAGCCGCCCGCGCGGCTTCAGCGCCGCGAAGGCGGCTTCGAAGACGCCGGGATCGGTCAGCCCACCGCCGATGAAGACGGCGTCCGGCGAGGCTTTTCCGGCGAAGCTCTCGGGCGCCTTGCCCTCGACCACCTCGAGCGGCGGCGCGCCGAGGGCGAGCCGGTTGCGGGCGATGCGGGCGGCGCGCTCCGGCCGCTCCTCGAAGGCGATGGCGCGGTTGTGGCGGTGGCGCAGGCTCCATTCGATGCCGATCGAGCCCGAGCCGGCGCCGATATCCCAGAGCAATTCGCCGGCGCGCGGTGCCAGCGCCGACAGCGTGATCGCCCGGATATCGGCCTTGGTGAGCTGGCCGTCATGCTCGAACCAGTCGTCCGAGAGCCCCGTCGCCAGCGGCAATATGCGGGCGTCACGGCTGGCGACCACCTCGATCGCCAGCAAATTGAGCGGCACGATGCCGTCGAGCGCGAAGCTGTCGGCGCGGGTCTCACGGATACGCTCGTTCGGGCCGCCGATCGTTTCCAGTACGGTGATCGTGCTTTCGCCGAAGCCGCGGGCGCTCATCAATTGGGCCACGGCGAGCGGCGTCGAATCGTCCCAGGACAGCGCCAGAACCCGCGCGCCCGGCTGGAGAAAAGGGATGATCCTCTGAAGGGCACGGCCATGCAGCGAGACCAGCCCGCATTCCTCCTGCGGCCAGCGCATGCGCGTGCAGGCCATCGAGAAGGAGGAGAGCTGCGGAATGACGCGCATCTCCGCCGCCGGCACCGCCTTGGTCAGCCCGGCGCCGATGCCGTAATGGAACGGATCGCTGGTCGCGAGCACGCAGACATTGCGGCCCTTTTCGGCCAGAATCGCCGGCAGCGCATTGCGGAAAGGCTGCGGCCAGGGCCTGGCTTCACCGGGCACGTCGCCGATCAATTTGAGATGTCGCTCGCCGCCGAAGACGATCTCGGCGCTCTCCAGCGCAGCCAGCGCCTCGGCGCAGAGGCCGGCGCGGCCATCCTCGCCGAGCCCGACCAGCGAAAGCCAGGGGCCGGGCGGCGTGCTCGACAGCGTGGCGGTTTCAGGCGAAAACTGTTCCATGACGGTCCTCATCCTCGGCGGCACCAGCGAAGCGGCTGCGCTCGATCAGCTCCTGGCTGAACAGGCACCCGAAATTCGCGCCGTGATCTCGCTCGCAGGCCATACCTCCGACCCGCGCCCTCTGTCCTTGCCAACCCGCACCGGCGGTTTCGGTGGCATTGCCGGCCTCCGGCAATATCTCCTCGACGAGGGCGTCGTCGCCGTCATCGACGCGACCCACCCCTTCGCCGCGATCATGCCCTATCATGCGCAAGCTGCCTGCAAGGC
This genomic interval from Bosea sp. 29B contains the following:
- a CDS encoding cobalamin biosynthesis protein, yielding MSGITAGIGLRPGTSEADIEACLTQTLAAANLPVDAIKRLATLASRHDEPGLTAVAQAHNLTLIAIPDEALAGFEAACATRSTRISGLYGVGSVAEAAALAAAGPGAILIQPRIATARVTCALARSAA
- the cobM gene encoding precorrin-4 C(11)-methyltransferase produces the protein MTVHFIGAGPGAVDLITLRGRNLIGACPVCLYAGSLIPRAMLGWCPPGARIVDTAPLDLDAIIAEIEAAHAEGKDIARLHSGDISIWSATGEQMRRLEALGIPYEITPGVPAFAAAAAALKRELTLPGVAQSLVLTRTSGRASAMPDTEKLATFAASGATLAIHLSIHVIEQVVDELTPFYGADCPVAIVFRASWPEERILRGRLADIAGQVRAAELERTALILVGPALAAEDFSESALYSTGYDRRFRPRGGQE
- the cbiE gene encoding precorrin-6y C5,15-methyltransferase (decarboxylating) subunit CbiE, with the translated sequence MEQFSPETATLSSTPPGPWLSLVGLGEDGRAGLCAEALAALESAEIVFGGERHLKLIGDVPGEARPWPQPFRNALPAILAEKGRNVCVLATSDPFHYGIGAGLTKAVPAAEMRVIPQLSSFSMACTRMRWPQEECGLVSLHGRALQRIIPFLQPGARVLALSWDDSTPLAVAQLMSARGFGESTITVLETIGGPNERIRETRADSFALDGIVPLNLLAIEVVASRDARILPLATGLSDDWFEHDGQLTKADIRAITLSALAPRAGELLWDIGAGSGSIGIEWSLRHRHNRAIAFEERPERAARIARNRLALGAPPLEVVEGKAPESFAGKASPDAVFIGGGLTDPGVFEAAFAALKPRGRLVANAVTIEGEARLAALFSVHGGNLRRIGVSHLDPIGTMHGWRAAMAVTQWRVVKP